One Kushneria konosiri genomic window, GAACCATACTGATTGGCCCAGGGATCAAGAAAGCTGGAAATACGGGCGAGACGATAAGGCTCCGATATCGCCACAAAGGCACCGAGTGTGACCACGCCGCCGGCCAGTAGTATAAAGCGCCAGAGCGATGCCCCTGCCAGCAGCAACACCCCCATGGTGGCCGCCAGCATGACGACTGCAGCGCCATAATCCGGCTCGAGAATCAGCAGAATACACAGGGAAAAGGTCAGCATCAGCGGCGCCATGAAGCCCCACCAGCTGCGGCGCAGCCTTGTCAGATGACGCTCGGTATAGCCGGCGATATAGATGATCAGACAGAACTTGCCGACTTCGGAAGCCTGAAGGTTAATCGGCCCCAGATGAATCCAGCGGCGACTGCCGTTGACCTCGCGCCCCACGATCAGAACGGCAGCCAGCAAAATGGCGGCTACAAGGAGCAGGGTCGGCCCATTGGCCCGCCACCATACGGACGGGATGCGCATGACCATCAGCACAATAGCCATGGAAGCCAGCACAAAAATGCCGTGACGGATACTGTAATACCAGGGATTACCGGTCTGACTGCTGGCCACTTCCGTTGAAGCCGAGGTCACCATGATCCAGCCGATGACCATCAGGGTAATGGCGGAAAGCACCAGCCAGCCATCGATGGCATGGCGCTCGGTAGAAAAACGTTCTGCCAGAGATTTCATGAATGCGGCTGCCACTGTTTAAGCCACGCACAGAAGACCTCTCCGCGCGCTTCGAAGTTATCGAATTGATCAAGGCTGGCACAGGCGGGAGACAACAATACTGTATCGCCCGGCTCCGCCACGCCCATCGCATGTTGCATGGCC contains:
- the ftsW gene encoding putative lipid II flippase FtsW — translated: MKSLAERFSTERHAIDGWLVLSAITLMVIGWIMVTSASTEVASSQTGNPWYYSIRHGIFVLASMAIVLMVMRIPSVWWRANGPTLLLVAAILLAAVLIVGREVNGSRRWIHLGPINLQASEVGKFCLIIYIAGYTERHLTRLRRSWWGFMAPLMLTFSLCILLILEPDYGAAVVMLAATMGVLLLAGASLWRFILLAGGVVTLGAFVAISEPYRLARISSFLDPWANQYGSGYQLTQALIAFGRGGWSGLGLGNSVQKLFYLPEAHTDFVFSVLAEELGMLGAVGAVALFAILVYRCFRIGRNAEESGHLFAAYVCYGIGIIFASQSFINVAVNAGLLPTKGLTLPLLSYGGSSLMVSGAMVGVLLRIDGETRGRRRAARKRSRSATAETPA